Proteins from one Caulobacter sp. 73W genomic window:
- a CDS encoding GumC family protein, with translation MQTFQGAAPPYAHSNGNPIPGQNPAGGNRLRRRPRPASRPQSLSEAIDLRGLVLTFRRHIRLFSALALVVFAIAALVTFTAERKFTAISQLMFEPGTERVVRSELVVPSMPAEEAAVDTQVEVLQSREMALRVVQTLGLERDPRFNTRLVEPSPLRKFIDGLSGRSYTPPPPLSTPQGLRQGRDAAAGTVQRSAKIRRSGMTYVVDVAVTTVDPRMSARIANAYATQYVASQVERRVAATSSANQWLVRRLAQLEPELAAKEAAVAAYRQANGLLSASGATIAEQEISTYNQQLATARAEQATEEARLRTARDQLARGSLGDDVGEALDSPVIQGLRGQRATVSSKVADLRQRYGDKHPLLIRSKEELADIDAQIQAEIKRVMSNLEARVQVARGRTDSVAATLGGARGTLAGNNAAAVDLNRLERDAQVARADYESLLARYRETSSQTGILGANAAVASSAKAPIRPSSPNVPLNLILGLALGLAVGAAGVAVAGGMDEGLTTADDVEAKLGVAALGSIPLLSSIAQRRDRNLTPGQHLLARPLSAFAESFRALRTSLLYGRLDNMVKTLAVTSALPGEGKTTTSLCLARSAAQAGMSVVVVDCDLRRRSLNRALGLSPKAGLVEVLTGRASLDEALVEDEGGAKVLPIAGVEGAQDIFAGQTMSGLLEELEARFDLVVLDTPPVLAVADTRLLAMKADAVLFLAQWRRTSSRAVELAIGILEQSGAVVGGVALNQVDLNEQSRYGYGDPGYYYPQVRKYYAG, from the coding sequence ATGCAGACGTTCCAAGGCGCCGCGCCGCCCTATGCTCATTCGAACGGCAATCCGATCCCTGGCCAGAACCCCGCCGGAGGCAACCGCCTGCGCCGTCGGCCGCGCCCCGCCTCTCGACCGCAGTCGCTGTCGGAAGCCATCGACCTGCGCGGCCTGGTGCTGACCTTCCGTCGTCACATCCGGCTGTTCAGCGCCCTGGCGCTGGTGGTGTTCGCCATCGCCGCCCTCGTCACCTTCACCGCCGAGCGCAAGTTCACGGCCATATCGCAGCTGATGTTCGAGCCCGGCACGGAGCGCGTGGTGCGCTCTGAATTGGTGGTGCCGTCCATGCCCGCCGAAGAGGCGGCGGTGGACACCCAGGTGGAGGTCCTGCAGTCGCGCGAGATGGCCCTTCGGGTCGTCCAGACCCTGGGCCTCGAGCGTGATCCGCGCTTCAACACTCGGCTGGTCGAACCCTCGCCCCTGCGCAAGTTCATCGACGGCCTGAGCGGCCGCAGCTACACCCCGCCGCCGCCGCTCAGCACGCCGCAGGGTCTGCGCCAGGGGCGCGACGCCGCGGCCGGGACCGTGCAGCGTTCGGCCAAGATCCGTCGCTCGGGCATGACCTATGTGGTCGATGTGGCGGTGACCACGGTCGACCCGCGGATGTCGGCGCGCATCGCCAACGCCTATGCGACCCAGTACGTCGCCAGCCAGGTGGAGCGTCGGGTGGCCGCCACCAGCAGCGCCAACCAATGGCTGGTCCGCCGCCTGGCTCAGCTGGAGCCCGAGCTGGCCGCCAAGGAAGCCGCCGTCGCCGCCTACCGCCAGGCCAACGGCCTGCTGAGCGCCTCGGGCGCGACCATCGCCGAGCAGGAGATCTCGACCTACAACCAGCAACTCGCCACGGCCCGCGCCGAACAGGCCACCGAGGAGGCGCGCCTGCGCACCGCCCGCGATCAGCTGGCGCGCGGCTCCCTCGGCGACGATGTGGGCGAGGCGCTCGACTCGCCGGTGATCCAGGGCCTGCGCGGCCAGCGCGCCACGGTCAGCTCCAAGGTCGCCGACCTTCGCCAGCGCTACGGCGACAAGCATCCGCTGCTGATCCGCTCAAAGGAGGAGCTGGCCGATATCGACGCCCAGATCCAGGCCGAGATCAAGCGCGTCATGTCCAACCTGGAAGCCCGCGTGCAGGTGGCGCGCGGCCGCACGGACTCCGTCGCCGCGACCCTCGGCGGCGCGCGCGGGACCCTGGCGGGCAACAACGCCGCCGCGGTGGATCTGAACCGCCTGGAACGCGACGCCCAGGTGGCCCGCGCCGACTATGAAAGCCTGCTGGCCCGCTATCGCGAGACCTCCAGCCAGACCGGCATCCTCGGCGCCAACGCGGCCGTGGCCTCCAGCGCCAAGGCGCCCATCCGCCCCAGCTCGCCTAATGTGCCGCTCAACCTGATCCTGGGCCTGGCGCTGGGTCTGGCCGTGGGCGCGGCGGGCGTGGCCGTGGCCGGCGGCATGGACGAGGGCCTGACCACCGCGGACGACGTGGAGGCCAAGCTCGGCGTCGCCGCCCTGGGTTCGATCCCGCTGCTGAGCAGCATCGCGCAGCGCCGCGACCGCAACCTGACGCCCGGACAGCACCTGCTGGCCCGGCCGCTGTCCGCCTTCGCCGAGAGCTTCCGCGCCTTGCGGACCTCCCTGCTCTATGGGCGGCTGGACAACATGGTCAAGACCCTGGCGGTCACCTCGGCCCTGCCGGGCGAGGGCAAGACCACCACCAGCCTTTGCCTGGCGCGGTCCGCCGCCCAGGCCGGGATGTCCGTGGTCGTGGTCGATTGCGACCTTCGCCGCCGCAGCCTCAACCGCGCCCTGGGGCTGTCGCCGAAGGCGGGCCTGGTAGAGGTCCTGACCGGCCGCGCATCGCTGGACGAGGCGCTGGTCGAGGATGAAGGCGGCGCCAAGGTCCTGCCCATCGCCGGGGTCGAAGGGGCCCAGGACATCTTCGCCGGCCAGACCATGAGCGGCCTGCTCGAGGAACTCGAGGCGCGCTTCGACCTGGTGGTGCTCGACACCCCGCCGGTGCTGGCGGTGGCCGACACCCGGCTGCTGGCGATGAAGGCCGACGCGGTGCTGTTCCTGGCGCAATGGCGCCGTACGTCGAGCCGGGCCGTGGAGTTGGCCATCGGCATCCTGGAGCAGTCAGGCGCCGTGGTCGGCGGCGTGGCGCTCAACCAGGTCGATCTGAACGAGCAGTCCCGCTACGGCTATGGCGACCCCGGGTACTACTACCCGCAGGTCCGCAAGTACTACGCCGGCTAG
- a CDS encoding glycosyltransferase → MARDLTLPTVSVLMANHNGARHLEQAVASVLEQTLASLELIVVDDGSTDDSLARLSRLAAGDPRIRLTSRPVAGGPGAARNLALSLAQGEFVAVVDSDDFIHPERLERMVQEAVDSGAHIVIDDLLIFPDGGKGRPWTLLRGDLARTPQWIELPDYIRSNALYGPVPSLGFAKPLIRRQALAQARVTYEEDLPVGEDFDLVARAMASGLTLRCTPRIGYFYRKHPQSISHRLDQPRLEAMVANAAWFSARHGSPAIASALSAREASIDAALGLDEIIQALKARRPLDAAAAAMRRPAGALLLRVPISDRIRQAWSRLRGGERAPSGAGKIVVLSRQRVVGSTNGSSTYLLSMCRALVDAGHRVSFLGPTPATFGRWPVLKLSAEMDLFDEVRIRGGLRIGRWIVAKDPRILGRALLTGVEKVLAKARIRPAGWVAPAPYAIAAPATRADQLFVARHARGAKALLCDYAFAAPLAPYALTPAAQRLVVMHDLFSSRAAQFAAVGGSDSVAALSAEAEYALLGQADVILAVQQDEAAAVAANLPNRQVVTTPMAANPARAPAPGQAPHILFVGSNTAPNVVGLKWLFDKVWPALLARRPDARLTVAGNVSRALDGAPAGVNVLGPVPDLAPLYARAAVVVSPLITGSGLKIKLVEALAAGKAVVATSVSLQGVERELAPVIRRADDPQVFADHIADLLDDDAARAALAAAGLAAARDFFGAEACYGPMLSLISESA, encoded by the coding sequence ATGGCCCGCGACCTGACCCTGCCCACCGTCAGCGTGCTGATGGCCAACCACAACGGCGCACGTCATCTGGAGCAGGCGGTGGCGTCGGTGCTGGAGCAGACCCTCGCCAGCCTGGAGCTGATCGTCGTCGACGACGGCTCGACCGACGACAGCCTGGCGCGGCTGTCTCGGCTGGCCGCGGGCGATCCCCGGATCCGCCTGACCAGCCGTCCTGTCGCCGGCGGCCCCGGCGCGGCGCGCAACCTGGCGCTCTCCCTGGCCCAGGGGGAGTTCGTGGCCGTGGTCGACAGCGACGACTTCATCCACCCCGAGCGCCTGGAGCGGATGGTCCAGGAGGCCGTGGACAGCGGCGCCCACATCGTTATCGACGACCTGCTGATCTTTCCCGACGGCGGCAAGGGGCGGCCCTGGACCCTGCTGCGCGGCGACCTCGCGCGCACGCCGCAATGGATCGAACTGCCAGACTATATCCGCAGCAACGCCCTCTACGGCCCCGTCCCCTCCCTGGGCTTCGCCAAGCCGCTGATCCGACGGCAAGCCCTGGCGCAGGCGCGGGTGACCTATGAGGAAGACCTGCCAGTAGGCGAGGATTTCGACCTCGTCGCGCGCGCCATGGCCAGCGGCCTGACCCTAAGATGCACGCCGCGGATCGGCTACTTCTATCGCAAGCATCCGCAGTCCATCTCGCACCGCCTGGATCAGCCGCGGCTTGAGGCGATGGTCGCCAACGCCGCGTGGTTCTCGGCCCGCCATGGCTCGCCCGCCATCGCCTCGGCCCTGTCGGCTCGCGAGGCCAGCATCGACGCCGCCCTGGGCCTGGACGAGATCATCCAGGCGCTTAAGGCGCGACGTCCTCTCGACGCCGCAGCGGCCGCGATGCGCCGTCCCGCTGGCGCGCTGCTGCTGCGCGTGCCCATCAGCGACCGCATCCGCCAGGCCTGGTCACGCCTGCGCGGCGGCGAGCGCGCGCCGAGCGGCGCGGGCAAGATTGTGGTCCTGTCGCGTCAGCGGGTGGTGGGCTCCACCAACGGCAGCTCGACCTATCTGCTTAGCATGTGCCGCGCCCTGGTCGATGCGGGTCATCGCGTCAGCTTCCTGGGCCCGACCCCGGCCACCTTCGGGCGCTGGCCGGTTCTGAAGCTGTCGGCGGAGATGGACCTCTTTGACGAGGTGCGCATCCGGGGCGGCCTGCGCATCGGCCGCTGGATCGTGGCCAAGGATCCCCGCATCCTCGGTCGCGCCCTGCTGACCGGCGTCGAGAAGGTGCTGGCCAAGGCGCGCATCCGCCCGGCCGGTTGGGTCGCGCCGGCGCCCTACGCCATCGCCGCGCCGGCCACGCGGGCCGACCAGTTGTTCGTCGCCCGCCACGCGCGCGGGGCCAAGGCGCTGCTGTGCGACTACGCCTTCGCCGCGCCCCTGGCGCCCTATGCGCTCACCCCCGCCGCGCAGCGGCTGGTGGTGATGCACGACCTTTTCTCCTCTCGGGCCGCACAGTTCGCGGCGGTGGGCGGCTCGGACTCGGTGGCGGCCCTCTCCGCCGAGGCCGAGTACGCCCTCCTCGGCCAAGCCGACGTCATCCTGGCGGTGCAGCAGGACGAGGCGGCGGCCGTCGCCGCCAACCTGCCCAACCGACAGGTGGTGACCACGCCGATGGCCGCCAATCCCGCCCGTGCGCCGGCGCCCGGGCAGGCGCCGCACATCCTCTTCGTGGGCAGCAACACCGCCCCCAACGTGGTCGGTCTGAAGTGGCTGTTCGACAAGGTCTGGCCCGCGCTGCTCGCGCGCCGTCCCGATGCGCGCCTGACCGTGGCCGGCAATGTCAGCCGCGCCTTGGACGGCGCGCCTGCGGGGGTCAACGTGCTGGGTCCCGTGCCGGACCTCGCGCCGCTCTACGCCCGGGCGGCGGTCGTGGTCTCGCCGCTGATCACCGGCTCAGGCCTGAAGATCAAGCTGGTCGAAGCCCTGGCCGCCGGCAAGGCGGTGGTGGCGACCTCGGTCAGCCTGCAGGGGGTGGAGCGTGAGCTGGCGCCGGTGATCCGGCGCGCCGACGACCCACAGGTGTTCGCCGACCACATCGCCGACCTGCTCGACGATGACGCCGCCCGCGCGGCCCTGGCCGCCGCCGGCCTGGCCGCCGCGCGCGACTTCTTCGGGGCCGAGGCCTGCTATGGCCCGATGCTGTCGCTGATCAGCGAATCGGCATGA